The sequence ATGGACCGGCCTTCCAGGAGGGGCAACAGCGGGCGGATCACCCAATCGTAGACCTGTTGTGCGTGGGGGAGATACTCATTGGTCGTTCGCTTCTCCAGGAAGTGACGGAAGGCGCGGATCTCCCGAGTGAGCGGTTCGGCGCCGACCGGCACGGCCACCCGGTGGAGGCCGTCGGGCAGGCTCACGAGGAGTTCCAGGCGGTCCGGGAGGATGACGGGATAGACGATGGCGGCCGTGGTCGCGACTGCCTCGAGGCTGGTGATGCGGGAGCGCGCCGCATCGACACACTCGTCGCCGAAGTAATTCCGCAGTTCATCGGCCTTTAATAGCTCGACGACATCGCGCGCTTCCTTCAGATAGGGCTCGGTCCGGGCACGGTCTGAAATTCGGGCGGCTTGCTGAAGCAGGAGGTCCGCTAATTCATAGTAGACCGCGCCGGCGGAGTCCCGGAATGAGGCCGACGAGGGGCCGGAGGCGGTGAGTAACTCCGCGCGAACGGATTGCAAGGCAAAGACCGCGCGCCGGTACGCCGCGAGCGCCTCGACCGGCAGGTCGAGCCGAGTGAAGAGACGGCCGGCCTGCCAGTGCCAGCGGTACAACGCCTCTGGTGCGACCGCCTGTTGAGCGGAGAGGATGGCCCGGCGCGTCAACTCCAACGCGTCTTGATCGCGTCGCTCGGATTCATAGAGTCTGGCCAGGTATCCCCAGGCGTAGGACGCGCTTCGGTGGTCACCGATGGATTCGGCCGACTCGGCCGCCGCCTGAAAGGCCTGAAAGGCCGAGGTCATGAGTTCGGCAGCGGCGTCCGGGAGATGAGCCCGCAACCGATCATACGTCAACCCGATCGTGATCAAGGCAAAGGCCTGGTCGTGCGAGGATTGGAGTGTTCGGAGATCGGCGAACGCTCGATCGAGTTCGCCCTTGGCCTCTCCGTGTCGGTCGAGGTGGCTTAAGGACTGGGCAAGATTGATGCGGGACCGAGACGTCAGGGAATGGTTGCCAGCGGTTGTCGCAAAGGCCACCGACTCCTCGTAGGCCTTCACGGCCTCCGCGTACTGGCTGCGGGCGTACGACAAGTTGCCGACATTGTTCTGGATCAGTGCCAGGAGGCCGGGATGATTCAGCTCTTTGGCCAGGCGAAGGGCTTCTGCCAGTGACCGCTCGGCCTCGGCCTCGTCGCCCACTGCAAGCGCAAGCGCGCCGCGGCTGTTCAGAATACGCGCTTGCCGTCGTGCGTCTCCTATCTGGGCGGCGAGGCGCAGGGCCTCGTTTAATTGCTCAGCCGCCTTGGGGTGGCGCCCCAGCGCTTCATACGCCTCGGCGATCAGCACCAGCACATCGCTCCTGGCCGGACCGCTGCTTTCCCGTTCATAGACGGCAGCCGCTTCCTGCCAACTCACGATCGCTTCATTAAACGCCCCGCGCCGGTAGGCTTGCCAGCCAGCCTCTTGCTGTTGCGCAGCCGTCATCGGTTCGGCGGTCAGGCCACCCGCGCTCAAACTGATCAAAAGCCAGCAGCCAAAGATGGTGAGTGGTCTGCGCTTGTGCACCATGGAAGCGCTCCTCATGCTGTTTCAACTCGATGTACCGAATTTGCAGGCTTCCTCCTCACCCTCCCCTCTCCCCCTACGAGGGGGAGAGGACTAGGGTGAGGGGGAAACTCGACACTAGAACGGTTGCACGACGAACTGGATATGCACACCATGATCCTGCAGATTCCCCTCTCCTCCCCGGAGATGGTTCAATTGCTGCCCCCAGTAGACATCAAAGTGCGTGTTGAAGTAACGGGTCGGCAGCGTATTGATGATCAACCCGACCCCTACGCTGGCGAGCGTGTCCCGCTCTCCCGTCCGGGCTGACGTATTCCACGCTCGCCCGACGTCAGCGAACGGCGCGATCTGTACGATGTCCAAACCGTCCGCGGTCGTGTAGATCGACACGCGGAATTCCAGATTCGCGATAAACGCGTTGTCCCGCACGAAGGTGTATTCTCGATAGCCTCGGACGCTATAGCGTCCCCCAACCGCGATCTGTTCCAGTGGAAAGAGATGCTCGTTGGCCAGTTGCAGCGTGGTCCGCGCGAGCAGTTGCGTGCGCAGCGGCTGAAGCTGCCGGACGTACTGGGCCTCGCCCAGCCACGAGAAGAACCGGCCGGTCGCCGATTCCGGGTTGCGGCTTGCCCCTGTCGCGTCGAGCACGCCGATCCCGAGCGAGAACCGCGAGAAGGCGGAGAACACTTGCTCGCCTGTGCGGTAGATATATTCCTGAGCGAAGCGCAGAGCCGATACCTTGAAGACCCCGTTCGTCGCCCCTGCGACAAACTCGAAGGGTTCGCCGAGCAGGAAGCTCTTGTTCTTTTCATGTTCGCCGATGAGCGACAGCGCGAGTTCCTGATCCAGGGTCCGGTACACCGGGTGCCGGACCGTGAGGCCGAAAATCTCGGCCTTATTCACAATGTCCAAGGCTTTAAACGGCTGCTCCTTCACCGCGAAGTCGAACCGGCGGTATTGCGCGATGAATGTGGTGTCGTAGGCATTGAGCGGCAAGGCATAGCGAAAGTTCAGGATCGGATCGACGCCGCGCGATCGCCCGTATTGAAGGCTCAGGTCATCGCCCAATCCGGTCAGGTTGGTGTCTTCGAGCGTCGCCAGCCCTTGCTCGGCGCCGACGGTCGGAGACTGGTAGTTGTTGAACTCCAACCGGCTGTGAAAGAGCGGCGCTTCCTTCACGGCCACGCTCAGCACGCTCTCGCCCAGCTTCACCCCGGGCCGCAACTCGGCGTTCAAGCGCTCGATATGTGGGTCCCGCTGGAGCAGTTGGAGGCGGTCCTGCAACGGCCCGACGCTGACAGGAATCGTCACCCCCAGGAGCACACGGTTGCGCACATAGCCGGACCACAGCCAGTCGTTGCCTTCCACGTCGATCCGGCTCAACGTACCTTCGATGATCTGGATCTTCAGCACGTTGAACGTGATCGCTTGATCCGGAATGATCGCACCGGAGGTCACGTACCCGCGGTTCACGTAGTACATGGTCAATTCGAGGCGTAAGGCTTCCATATCCTCCGCGGTCAGCTCCCGGCCCTTGTACTTCTGCGTGACTTCTTCAAGTTGTTCATCGGAGAAAATCGTATTGCCGACCAGTTG comes from Nitrospirota bacterium and encodes:
- a CDS encoding CHAT domain-containing protein; translated protein: MVHKRRPLTIFGCWLLISLSAGGLTAEPMTAAQQQEAGWQAYRRGAFNEAIVSWQEAAAVYERESSGPARSDVLVLIAEAYEALGRHPKAAEQLNEALRLAAQIGDARRQARILNSRGALALAVGDEAEAERSLAEALRLAKELNHPGLLALIQNNVGNLSYARSQYAEAVKAYEESVAFATTAGNHSLTSRSRINLAQSLSHLDRHGEAKGELDRAFADLRTLQSSHDQAFALITIGLTYDRLRAHLPDAAAELMTSAFQAFQAAAESAESIGDHRSASYAWGYLARLYESERRDQDALELTRRAILSAQQAVAPEALYRWHWQAGRLFTRLDLPVEALAAYRRAVFALQSVRAELLTASGPSSASFRDSAGAVYYELADLLLQQAARISDRARTEPYLKEARDVVELLKADELRNYFGDECVDAARSRITSLEAVATTAAIVYPVILPDRLELLVSLPDGLHRVAVPVGAEPLTREIRAFRHFLEKRTTNEYLPHAQQVYDWVIRPLLPLLEGRSITTLVFVPDGPLRTIPMAALHDGTTFLISRYAVATTPGLTLTDPRPLKRQAIQALSAGLSEAVQGFAPLPNVAEEVQTVNRLFGGNMLLNRDFLVPRVERELREKPFAVVHIASHGQFENDVRKSFVLAYDDKLTMDRLDRFVGLMRFREEPLALLTLSACETAAGDDRAALGLAGVAIKAGARSALATLWSINDESSTMLVTEFYRELRDPSLSKAAALQRAQLNMLGHPMYRHPAYWAPFLLLNNWL
- a CDS encoding ShlB/FhaC/HecB family hemolysin secretion/activation protein, with product MTFSLVGSPRSALAQIGIPLPPPPPKLPEKLPPPPPPPPLLPPVPPVPPKREPSPPLRVFIHEIQLVGNTIFSDEQLEEVTQKYKGRELTAEDMEALRLELTMYYVNRGYVTSGAIIPDQAITFNVLKIQIIEGTLSRIDVEGNDWLWSGYVRNRVLLGVTIPVSVGPLQDRLQLLQRDPHIERLNAELRPGVKLGESVLSVAVKEAPLFHSRLEFNNYQSPTVGAEQGLATLEDTNLTGLGDDLSLQYGRSRGVDPILNFRYALPLNAYDTTFIAQYRRFDFAVKEQPFKALDIVNKAEIFGLTVRHPVYRTLDQELALSLIGEHEKNKSFLLGEPFEFVAGATNGVFKVSALRFAQEYIYRTGEQVFSAFSRFSLGIGVLDATGASRNPESATGRFFSWLGEAQYVRQLQPLRTQLLARTTLQLANEHLFPLEQIAVGGRYSVRGYREYTFVRDNAFIANLEFRVSIYTTADGLDIVQIAPFADVGRAWNTSARTGERDTLASVGVGLIINTLPTRYFNTHFDVYWGQQLNHLRGGEGNLQDHGVHIQFVVQPF